From the Leptotrichia sp. oral taxon 221 genome, one window contains:
- a CDS encoding 3-keto-L-gulonate-6-phosphate decarboxylase UlaD, translated as MARPLLQVALDHSDLKGAIKAAVSVGDVVDVIEAGTVCLLQVGSELVEVLRNLFPEKTIVADTKCADAGGTVAKNNAERGADWMTCICCATIPTMKAALKAIKEVRGDKGEIQVELYGDWTYEQAQQWLDAGISQAIYHQSRDALLAGETWGEKDLNKVKKLIEMGFRVSVTGGLNTDTLKLFKGVDVFTFIAGRGITEAENPAAAAQAFKDEIARIWG; from the coding sequence ATGGCAAGACCATTATTACAAGTAGCATTAGACCATTCAGATTTAAAAGGAGCAATAAAAGCGGCAGTTTCAGTAGGAGATGTAGTAGATGTTATTGAAGCTGGAACAGTTTGTTTATTACAAGTAGGAAGTGAATTAGTAGAAGTATTGAGAAACTTATTTCCAGAAAAAACAATAGTTGCTGATACAAAATGTGCCGATGCAGGTGGAACAGTTGCTAAAAATAACGCTGAAAGAGGAGCTGACTGGATGACTTGTATTTGTTGTGCAACAATTCCTACAATGAAAGCAGCTTTAAAAGCAATAAAAGAAGTAAGAGGAGACAAAGGTGAAATTCAAGTTGAATTATACGGAGATTGGACTTATGAACAAGCACAACAATGGTTAGATGCAGGAATTAGTCAAGCAATTTATCACCAAAGTAGAGATGCATTATTGGCAGGAGAAACTTGGGGAGAAAAAGATTTGAACAAAGTTAAAAAATTAATCGAAATGGGATTCAGAGTTTCTGTAACAGGGGGATTAAATACTGACACATTGAAATTATTCAAAGGTGTAGATGTATTCACTTTCATCGCAGGAAGAGGAATTACAGAAGCAGAAAATCCAGCAGCAGCAGCTCAAGCATTTAAAGACGAAATTGCAAGAATTTGGGGATAA
- a CDS encoding L-ribulose-5-phosphate 3-epimerase, protein MKNLDKLNLGIYEKALPKDIDWVERIKLVKECGYDFVEISIDETDERLARLDWSDDEINRIHKALIDTGVRIPSMCFSGHRRFPMGSINPETRKKAMELMEKAIIFADKMGIRTIQMAGYDVYYEPDGQTGSAETKKYFVENLRKATEWAASYNVTLSIEIMDHPFINSITKYMEFDKRINSPWLKVYPDVGNLTAWPENNTLHELELGMKEAVITGIHLKDTLAVTDTFPGKFKEVPFGEGCVDFPKVFAKLKELNYKGPFLIEMWTEKSDDPIAEVKKAKEWMLERMKEGGFI, encoded by the coding sequence ATGAAAAATTTAGATAAATTGAATTTAGGAATTTATGAAAAAGCACTCCCAAAAGATATTGACTGGGTCGAAAGAATAAAATTAGTAAAAGAGTGCGGATACGATTTCGTTGAAATTTCTATCGATGAAACTGATGAAAGATTAGCAAGATTAGATTGGTCTGACGATGAAATTAACAGAATACATAAAGCGTTAATCGATACAGGCGTTAGAATACCATCAATGTGTTTTAGTGGACACAGAAGATTCCCAATGGGAAGTATTAATCCAGAAACTCGTAAAAAGGCGATGGAATTAATGGAAAAAGCAATAATTTTTGCAGATAAAATGGGAATAAGAACAATTCAAATGGCAGGATACGATGTTTATTACGAGCCAGACGGACAAACAGGAAGTGCTGAAACAAAAAAATATTTTGTGGAAAATTTGAGAAAGGCTACTGAATGGGCGGCTTCTTATAATGTAACTTTGTCGATTGAAATAATGGATCACCCATTTATTAATTCAATTACAAAATATATGGAATTTGATAAAAGAATTAATTCACCTTGGTTGAAAGTGTATCCAGATGTTGGAAACTTAACAGCATGGCCAGAAAATAACACTTTACACGAATTGGAATTAGGAATGAAAGAAGCAGTTATTACAGGTATTCATTTGAAGGATACGTTAGCTGTGACAGATACTTTTCCTGGAAAATTCAAGGAAGTTCCATTTGGTGAAGGATGTGTTGATTTTCCAAAAGTGTTTGCGAAATTAAAAGAATTAAATTACAAAGGTCCATTTTTAATTGAAATGTGGACTGAAAAATCAGATGATCCAATTGCAGAAGTGAAAAAGGCGAAAGAATGGATGCTTGAAAGAATGAAAGAGGGAGGATTTATTTAA
- the araD gene encoding L-ribulose-5-phosphate 4-epimerase — MLEKLKEEVFKANLELPKHGLVLFTWGNVSAIDREKGLVVIKPSGVDYETMKAEDMVVVDLDGNVVEGDLNPSSDTPTHLEFYKAFPNIGGVVHTHSTNAVIWAQAGRDIPAYGTTHGDYFYGPIPCTRKMTPEEIAGEYEKETGTVVIETFKERNIDPDMIPAVLVQSHGPFTWGKDAHEAVHNSVVLEELSKMALFTEQVNKDVNSMQQELLDKHFLRKHGANAYYGQKKK, encoded by the coding sequence ATGTTGGAAAAATTAAAAGAAGAAGTGTTTAAAGCAAATTTAGAGTTGCCAAAACATGGATTAGTGTTATTTACTTGGGGAAATGTTAGTGCTATTGACAGGGAAAAAGGGCTAGTAGTAATTAAACCAAGTGGTGTTGATTATGAAACAATGAAAGCAGAAGATATGGTTGTAGTAGATTTGGATGGAAATGTAGTAGAAGGAGACTTAAATCCATCATCAGATACTCCAACTCACTTGGAATTTTATAAAGCATTTCCAAATATCGGTGGAGTTGTTCACACACATTCTACAAACGCAGTAATTTGGGCTCAAGCAGGTAGAGATATTCCAGCTTACGGAACTACTCACGGAGACTATTTCTACGGACCAATCCCTTGTACAAGAAAAATGACGCCAGAAGAAATTGCAGGAGAATACGAAAAAGAAACAGGAACAGTTGTAATCGAAACATTTAAAGAAAGAAACATTGATCCTGATATGATTCCAGCAGTTTTGGTGCAAAGTCATGGACCATTTACTTGGGGGAAAGACGCTCACGAAGCAGTTCATAACTCAGTAGTACTTGAAGAATTATCAAAAATGGCACTATTTACTGAACAAGTAAACAAAGACGTTAATTCTATGCAACAAGAATTATTAGATAAACATTTCTTGAGAAAACACGGAGCGAATGCTTATTATGGACAAAAGAAAAAATGA
- a CDS encoding helix-turn-helix domain-containing protein, translating to MQDSQDIKTNPNLVEALGYYIKNKRLQKKIGLREMAERLNISPAYLSNLEAGKHSMTNPLLLKKISKILEVDHLKLFKIIGYTDKDMAELKEELFYEILDGIPVKDIEETIKDLMKLSPEKISLVKQYIEILLKT from the coding sequence ATGCAAGATAGTCAAGATATTAAAACAAATCCAAATCTAGTTGAAGCTCTTGGATATTACATAAAAAATAAAAGGTTACAAAAAAAAATCGGATTAAGAGAAATGGCAGAACGATTAAATATAAGTCCAGCTTATTTGTCTAATTTAGAAGCGGGTAAACATTCTATGACTAATCCACTTCTGTTGAAAAAAATCTCAAAAATATTGGAAGTTGATCATCTTAAATTATTTAAAATAATAGGCTATACTGATAAAGATATGGCTGAATTAAAAGAGGAATTATTTTATGAAATATTAGACGGGATTCCTGTTAAAGATATTGAGGAAACAATTAAAGATTTAATGAAATTGAGTCCAGAAAAGATATCTTTAGTTAAACAGTATATCGAGATTTTATTGAAAACTTAA
- a CDS encoding ECF transporter S component: MKSLKEDFSLMSTLLIPVAVAINFTGSFIASSLKLPLFLDAIGTVFISLIAGPWVGSVTAVITSIATGGFNPVNLAFLPVGILIAVVIGNLTKLKIKNIVVKIILLILALTITTVIANTVITLLVYKGITPDGTGVVASTLIKLGFGEVFSVIAATFVSEIMDKSLTIIIAVLIAKSMSDRYLIKFKYGENYIK, translated from the coding sequence ATGAAAAGTTTAAAAGAAGATTTTTCGTTGATGTCAACATTGTTAATACCTGTGGCGGTAGCTATTAATTTTACAGGTTCTTTTATTGCAAGTTCTCTAAAATTACCATTATTTTTAGATGCTATTGGGACAGTATTTATAAGTCTTATTGCAGGACCATGGGTAGGATCGGTAACTGCAGTAATTACGAGTATTGCAACAGGTGGATTTAATCCAGTGAATTTAGCATTTTTACCAGTTGGAATACTTATTGCTGTTGTTATTGGAAATCTTACAAAATTAAAAATAAAAAATATTGTTGTAAAAATTATATTGTTAATATTGGCACTAACTATAACAACTGTTATTGCAAATACAGTAATTACACTTTTGGTTTATAAAGGAATTACACCAGATGGAACTGGAGTTGTTGCATCAACTTTAATAAAATTAGGATTTGGGGAAGTTTTTTCTGTAATAGCGGCAACTTTTGTGTCAGAAATTATGGACAAGTCATTGACAATAATTATTGCTGTTTTAATTGCAAAAAGTATGTCAGATAGATATTTGATAAAATTCAAATATGGAGAAAATTATATAAAATAA
- a CDS encoding energy-coupling factor transporter transmembrane component T: protein MNNFLKNLYPLTKFYLVLTLIISGFIIPYTIYGYLLFVICGIFAFLYGKLGIYVKRAFLSLFLLTLVIFLAQSLLFVSDEVFAKIWIFVIYKKGLLKAIAVTSKLWAIITPITLLILITPAKDFITALEKKGINPKIAFILLLTLQMIPEMGKQASVILDSQRSRGVETEGNVFVRFKALLPVFIPLVLGSIVNTEERAITLEARGFSIGEKRTILNELKETKNDKIVKIILVIFLILCIAWRILWVLK from the coding sequence ATGAATAATTTTTTAAAAAATTTATATCCGCTGACAAAGTTTTACTTAGTTCTGACACTAATAATATCAGGATTTATCATTCCTTACACTATTTATGGATATTTACTTTTTGTAATTTGTGGAATATTTGCCTTTTTATATGGAAAATTGGGAATTTATGTTAAAAGAGCATTTTTAAGTTTATTTTTATTGACTTTAGTAATATTTTTAGCTCAAAGTTTATTATTTGTATCAGATGAAGTATTTGCAAAAATATGGATTTTTGTAATTTACAAAAAAGGTCTATTGAAAGCAATTGCTGTAACATCAAAATTATGGGCTATTATAACACCAATTACATTACTTATTTTAATAACGCCAGCAAAAGATTTTATAACTGCACTGGAAAAAAAAGGAATTAATCCTAAAATAGCGTTCATTTTACTTTTGACTTTACAAATGATACCAGAAATGGGAAAACAAGCAAGTGTAATCTTAGATTCACAGCGTTCAAGAGGTGTGGAAACTGAAGGAAATGTTTTCGTTAGATTTAAAGCGCTTTTACCTGTATTTATTCCGCTTGTGCTAGGTTCGATTGTAAATACAGAGGAAAGAGCGATTACACTAGAAGCAAGAGGTTTTTCAATAGGAGAAAAAAGAACGATATTGAATGAATTAAAAGAGACAAAAAATGACAAAATTGTAAAAATAATACTTGTGATTTTTTTAATTTTATGTATTGCTTGGAGGATTTTATGGGTATTGAAATAA
- a CDS encoding energy-coupling factor ABC transporter ATP-binding protein produces MGIEIKNFSYKYPLEDKNVLENLNLKIEKGEFWAVIGKNGSGKTTLCNALRRFVPDFYKGEVTGEIVVDGKNLKNFSPKELVTKIGFVFQNPFTQISGVKDTVFEEIAYGLENLAVEKEKIIKRVNETLKLLEIEHLKDKNPQEMSGGQKQRVALASIIVMDPEILVIDEPTSQLDPKGTQDIFKIINIMAKKGKTIILVEHKLELIAEYAEKIVVLDEGKIILSGKASEVLNNKSLLEKGIGMTQYSMLAYKLEKAGKAKFEEIPITKEKTVELLKK; encoded by the coding sequence ATGGGTATTGAAATAAAAAATTTTAGTTATAAATATCCGCTGGAAGATAAGAATGTTTTGGAAAATTTGAATTTGAAGATTGAAAAAGGTGAGTTTTGGGCAGTTATTGGGAAAAATGGAAGTGGAAAAACGACACTTTGTAATGCTCTGAGAAGATTTGTGCCAGATTTTTACAAGGGAGAAGTGACTGGAGAAATTGTAGTTGATGGGAAAAATTTGAAAAATTTTAGTCCAAAAGAACTTGTGACAAAAATTGGTTTTGTGTTTCAAAATCCATTTACACAAATTAGCGGAGTAAAAGATACAGTTTTTGAAGAAATTGCTTATGGTTTGGAAAATCTTGCGGTTGAAAAGGAAAAAATAATAAAAAGAGTAAATGAAACATTGAAATTACTTGAAATAGAGCATTTGAAGGATAAAAATCCGCAAGAGATGTCTGGAGGTCAAAAGCAGCGTGTTGCATTAGCTTCAATCATTGTAATGGATCCTGAAATATTAGTAATTGATGAACCAACTTCACAGCTTGATCCAAAAGGAACACAGGATATTTTCAAAATAATAAATATTATGGCTAAAAAAGGGAAAACGATAATTTTAGTGGAGCATAAATTGGAATTGATTGCAGAATATGCCGAAAAAATTGTAGTTTTGGATGAAGGAAAAATAATTTTGAGCGGAAAAGCTAGTGAAGTTTTAAATAATAAAAGTTTATTAGAAAAGGGAATTGGAATGACACAGTATTCGATGCTTGCTTATAAACTTGAAAAGGCAGGAAAAGCAAAGTTTGAAGAAATTCCGATAACCAAGGAAAAGACAGTGGAATTATTGAAAAAATGA
- a CDS encoding energy-coupling factor ABC transporter ATP-binding protein: protein MSFITVKNLNFKYPNGTENVLNDISFKVEKGEKVAIIGQNGAGKTTLVKMLNGLLKPTSGDVIVDEWNTQKYSVAKMSKKVGYVFQNPMDQIFHNNVYDEIAFGAKKLKFSEEKIKKLVEDAMKLTKLEKFSKENPYNLPYSMRKFVTIAAVIAMDVEVIVMDEPTAGQDFKGMKILHDLIDELQKRGKTIVTITHDMEFVVNNFERVIVMTNGKIIADGDKRDIFWELETLEKSMVKQPYISDLARELGMNEKVLSIEDFVENF, encoded by the coding sequence ATGAGTTTTATTACTGTAAAAAATTTGAATTTTAAATATCCTAATGGAACTGAAAATGTACTTAATGATATTTCTTTTAAAGTTGAAAAAGGAGAAAAAGTAGCAATTATTGGACAAAATGGAGCTGGGAAAACGACATTAGTAAAAATGTTAAATGGACTTTTGAAACCGACTAGTGGTGATGTAATTGTCGATGAGTGGAACACACAAAAATATTCCGTAGCAAAAATGAGTAAAAAGGTTGGGTATGTTTTTCAAAATCCGATGGATCAAATTTTTCATAACAATGTTTATGATGAAATTGCTTTTGGTGCGAAAAAATTGAAGTTTTCTGAGGAAAAAATAAAAAAATTAGTGGAAGATGCAATGAAATTGACAAAATTGGAAAAATTTTCAAAGGAAAATCCGTATAATTTGCCATATTCGATGAGAAAATTTGTTACGATTGCGGCTGTGATAGCGATGGATGTTGAGGTGATTGTGATGGATGAACCGACTGCAGGGCAAGATTTTAAAGGAATGAAAATTTTGCATGATTTGATTGATGAATTGCAAAAGAGAGGGAAAACGATTGTTACAATTACGCATGATATGGAATTTGTTGTGAATAATTTTGAGCGTGTGATAGTTATGACAAATGGTAAAATTATAGCAGATGGCGACAAAAGAGATATTTTCTGGGAATTGGAAACGCTTGAAAAAAGTATGGTAAAACAGCCATATATTAGTGATTTGGCGCGAGAATTGGGAATGAATGAAAAAGTTTTATCAATAGAGGATTTTGTAGAAAATTTTTAA
- a CDS encoding cysteine desulfurase family protein: protein MKTVYLDHAATTKMLPEVIEAMMKSYENDFGNPSSTHRIGQKSRAIIEKARKIVAEILNVDTQEIIFTSGGAEGNNLLIRGILNANKDKGNHIITTKIEHSSVLKTFQQLENEGYEVIYLDVDKNGTVNVEQLKNSLRENTALVSVMYVNNETGVKQPIKEIGEILEEKGIFFHTDAVQAIGKEIINPKELKIGALTAASHKFHGPKGSGFVFLDKKIQIEKEIWGGAQERNRRAGTENVQGILGTGIVLEKIYKNIDEIQKNEKEVHEYLEKRLKDEISDIKINGENAKRVETITNITAKGCDIQTLLIGLDMRGIFISGGSACMSGAQEPSHVLKAMGLSVDELNSSFRVSICKDTTKDEIDYFVENLKEIVEIERK from the coding sequence ATGAAGACAGTATATTTAGATCATGCAGCGACTACGAAAATGTTGCCAGAAGTTATTGAAGCGATGATGAAATCTTATGAAAATGATTTTGGAAATCCATCTTCAACTCACAGAATTGGGCAAAAATCTAGAGCTATTATTGAAAAAGCAAGAAAAATTGTTGCAGAAATTTTGAATGTTGATACGCAAGAGATAATTTTTACTTCTGGTGGTGCTGAAGGGAATAATCTTTTGATAAGAGGGATTTTGAATGCAAACAAAGATAAAGGAAATCATATTATTACGACAAAAATTGAGCATTCATCAGTTTTGAAAACATTTCAGCAATTGGAAAATGAAGGATACGAAGTCATATATCTTGATGTGGATAAAAATGGGACGGTTAATGTTGAGCAGTTGAAAAATTCATTGAGAGAAAATACTGCTTTGGTGTCTGTGATGTACGTGAATAACGAAACAGGTGTAAAACAGCCGATTAAGGAAATTGGAGAGATTTTGGAAGAAAAAGGGATATTTTTCCATACAGATGCGGTTCAGGCGATTGGAAAAGAAATTATAAATCCAAAAGAATTAAAAATTGGTGCATTAACAGCGGCTTCTCATAAATTTCATGGTCCAAAAGGATCAGGATTTGTATTTTTAGATAAAAAAATTCAGATAGAGAAGGAAATTTGGGGAGGGGCACAAGAAAGAAACCGAAGAGCAGGTACTGAAAATGTTCAAGGAATTTTAGGGACAGGAATAGTGTTGGAAAAAATTTATAAAAATATTGATGAAATTCAGAAAAATGAAAAGGAAGTTCATGAATATTTGGAAAAACGACTGAAAGATGAAATTTCAGATATTAAAATAAATGGTGAAAATGCTAAAAGAGTAGAAACAATTACAAATATAACTGCAAAAGGCTGTGATATTCAAACATTGCTAATTGGACTGGATATGAGAGGGATTTTTATTAGTGGTGGTTCAGCTTGTATGTCGGGAGCTCAAGAGCCGTCTCACGTATTAAAAGCAATGGGATTGTCAGTAGACGAGTTAAATTCATCATTCAGAGTGAGTATTTGCAAAGATACGACGAAAGATGAAATTGATTATTTTGTGGAAAATTTGAAGGAAATTGTTGAAATTGAACGTAAATAA
- a CDS encoding Cof-type HAD-IIB family hydrolase: MSIKAIFMDMDGTVLTSEHKVSDKLKNKLNELEEKGIKIFVATGRSYSGTKRYLELIGIKNPVITYNGGRIVNPLTDEVVYENAIKPEIVEKIIKLAREKDIHLNLYNEDKLYFERNGGEGEKYAAKTGMPFEVVNFDDFIGKNSTKGLLLAPNDKLLELKEELEKSFEGVYFVFSQPTYLEILNEGVNKGGAVRELLKQYGISADEAMAFGDQWNDLEMLKTVKYGYLMG; the protein is encoded by the coding sequence ATGAGTATCAAGGCAATATTCATGGATATGGATGGAACGGTTCTTACGAGCGAACACAAAGTTTCTGACAAACTGAAAAATAAATTAAATGAATTAGAAGAAAAAGGAATAAAAATTTTTGTTGCAACAGGAAGAAGTTATTCTGGTACTAAACGTTATTTGGAATTAATTGGGATAAAAAATCCTGTAATTACTTACAATGGTGGAAGAATTGTAAATCCATTGACAGATGAAGTTGTTTATGAGAATGCAATTAAGCCAGAAATCGTTGAAAAGATAATAAAGTTGGCAAGAGAAAAGGACATTCACTTGAATTTGTACAATGAGGATAAATTGTATTTTGAAAGAAATGGTGGCGAAGGAGAAAAATATGCTGCGAAAACAGGAATGCCTTTTGAAGTGGTAAATTTTGATGATTTTATTGGAAAAAATTCGACGAAAGGATTGTTACTGGCTCCAAATGATAAGTTGTTGGAATTGAAGGAAGAGTTGGAAAAATCATTTGAAGGAGTGTACTTTGTATTTTCACAACCGACTTATTTGGAAATTTTGAATGAGGGTGTGAATAAAGGCGGTGCTGTTAGAGAATTGTTGAAACAGTATGGGATTTCAGCTGATGAGGCGATGGCGTTTGGAGATCAGTGGAATGACCTTGAGATGTTAAAAACCGTAAAATATGGATATTTGATGGGATAG
- a CDS encoding IS607 family transposase, with amino-acid sequence MLSIGKFAKSLGVSIQTLRNWDKEGKLKPTYVTENGYRYYSEDLLNKFRNIKNVNKIKKKNILYARVSTKNQKDDLNRQIDNLKQYAYSKGYSFEIITDIGSGINYKKEGLLKMINLVECGEVDRIIVLYKDRLIRFGYDLIEYICKLNDTKIEIVDNSTISKEQELTEDLIQIITIFANRLYGARSKKTINLIKSVKENADR; translated from the coding sequence ATGTTAAGTATAGGAAAATTTGCAAAATCTTTAGGAGTAAGTATTCAAACTCTAAGAAACTGGGATAAGGAAGGAAAATTAAAACCTACTTATGTTACAGAAAATGGATATAGATACTATTCTGAAGATTTACTAAATAAATTTAGAAATATCAAAAATGTTAATAAAATAAAGAAAAAAAATATATTATATGCAAGAGTGTCTACTAAGAATCAAAAAGATGATTTAAATAGACAAATTGATAATCTAAAGCAATATGCTTATAGCAAAGGATATTCTTTTGAAATAATAACTGATATTGGAAGTGGAATAAATTATAAAAAAGAAGGTCTTTTAAAAATGATAAATTTAGTTGAATGTGGAGAAGTTGACAGAATAATTGTCTTATATAAAGACAGACTTATAAGATTTGGCTATGATTTAATTGAATACATTTGCAAACTTAATGATACTAAAATAGAAATAGTAGATAATTCTACTATTTCTAAGGAACAGGAACTAACAGAAGATTTAATACAAATTATAACTATTTTTGCAAACAGACTGTATGGAGCAAGAAGCAAGAAAACAATTAATTTGATAAAGAGCGTAAAAGAAAATGCTGATAGGTAA
- a CDS encoding RNA-guided endonuclease TnpB family protein, whose product MLIGKKIRIKTTPELEILLRKCAGVARFSYNLMISLNNSSQKFIKESDVRKYVTGLKKQENYSWLKEVSANIPKQAIKNCGKAYSDYFKKLRGKPKFKKKFKNDRFYVNYESLKKTNLGFKAEKLGEIRTSEPLPEAKQYYNPYIVYDNKYWYLTFSIETECIKEQLNDFTLGIDLGIKHFAVTSQNEIIPNINKTLTMKKLYKKIKRYQRKLTKCLKNSFNRIKVLKQLHRLFRRQKNIRNNHIHQATSHLVKTKPSKIVVEYLRVSNILKNKRLSKAISESGFYEFRRQLEYKCKLRNIKFMLADTFFPSSKKCSNCGNIKKDLTLKDRIYKCDCCGLEIDRDYNASLNLSKL is encoded by the coding sequence ATGCTGATAGGTAAAAAAATCAGAATAAAAACAACTCCTGAACTAGAAATATTATTGAGAAAATGTGCAGGTGTTGCAAGATTTTCTTATAATCTAATGATTAGTTTAAATAATAGTTCCCAAAAGTTTATTAAAGAGAGTGATGTGCGAAAATATGTTACGGGGTTAAAAAAGCAAGAAAATTACAGCTGGTTAAAAGAAGTTAGTGCTAATATCCCTAAACAGGCAATAAAAAACTGCGGGAAAGCATACTCCGATTATTTCAAAAAGTTAAGAGGAAAACCTAAATTTAAAAAGAAATTCAAAAATGACCGTTTCTATGTGAATTATGAGAGCTTGAAAAAAACAAATTTAGGATTTAAAGCTGAAAAATTAGGAGAAATAAGAACTAGCGAACCATTACCTGAAGCCAAACAATATTATAATCCATATATTGTATATGACAATAAATATTGGTATCTAACATTTTCTATTGAAACAGAGTGTATAAAAGAGCAATTAAATGATTTTACACTTGGAATTGATTTAGGAATAAAGCATTTTGCAGTAACATCACAAAATGAAATCATACCAAATATAAATAAGACTTTGACAATGAAAAAACTTTACAAGAAAATAAAAAGATACCAAAGAAAACTTACAAAGTGTTTAAAAAATAGTTTTAATAGAATTAAAGTTTTAAAACAGCTTCACCGATTGTTTAGAAGACAAAAAAATATCAGAAATAATCATATACATCAAGCAACTTCACATTTGGTAAAAACCAAGCCAAGTAAAATAGTTGTTGAGTATTTGAGGGTTTCTAATATACTTAAAAATAAAAGATTATCAAAAGCAATATCTGAAAGTGGATTTTATGAATTTAGAAGACAACTTGAATATAAATGTAAATTAAGAAATATTAAATTTATGTTAGCAGATACATTTTTTCCAAGTAGTAAAAAATGTTCTAACTGTGGAAATATAAAAAAAGATTTAACATTGAAAGATAGAATATATAAATGCGATTGCTGTGGTCTTGAAATAGATAGAGACTATAATGCAAGTCTTAATTTAAGCAAGTTATAA